One Deltaproteobacteria bacterium DNA window includes the following coding sequences:
- a CDS encoding acyl-CoA dehydrogenase family protein — protein MSSYYAASMRLYLDRLVDWETLLRLRDGGAPDVAGELGAFRSVLETTAQLAESFERPAREHWEVEAELSEDGGARPPAHIRAAYDRLREAGLVSLMVSDTYGGAALPGMLNGFYLEMVSRADTSLMTVVGLQTGVAGDIEKYGSEELRQAWLPRFASGEVQGAMDLTEPKAGSDLGGITTRAADRPDGTVRVDGVKIFITNGGAEVHLVLARDADHFEESKGTTNGLSLVLVPRRLPDGSRNGVRVARLEKKLGIHGSPTCEVVFEDAVGWRLGQKGQGFRAMLDLMNNARLGVAAQAIGVAAAALHDAHRYAHERQQFGQPIAKQPLVLAMLAKMQVNIEAARALLYHTFELIDTNAARERALARGDLAADAASRIREAVERDVVRIRLLTPLCKYYATEICHDVTRDAMQVFGGIGYTMDADVAKLHADSLIMTVYEGTSEIQASFALREMGKGALGTMVAELRHQLGAMKSDAQRAELAKQVDGTVGRIEECAAVLFSDLGYALLRAKMIAEMVINVIAATELLRQVGADPGRLDLAEAFVRRRMLETEAMARRIRENQAGRLERDERILAAYGAAGG, from the coding sequence ATGAGCAGCTACTACGCAGCGAGCATGCGCCTCTACCTGGACCGGCTCGTCGACTGGGAGACGCTCCTGCGGCTGCGCGACGGCGGCGCCCCCGACGTCGCGGGCGAGCTCGGCGCCTTCCGCAGCGTGCTCGAGACGACGGCGCAGCTCGCCGAGAGCTTCGAGCGCCCCGCCCGCGAGCACTGGGAGGTGGAGGCCGAGCTCAGCGAGGACGGCGGCGCGCGCCCGCCCGCGCACATCCGCGCCGCCTACGATCGGCTGCGCGAGGCCGGCCTGGTCTCGCTCATGGTGTCGGACACCTACGGCGGCGCCGCCCTTCCCGGGATGCTGAACGGCTTCTACCTCGAGATGGTCTCGCGCGCCGACACCAGCCTGATGACGGTGGTCGGGCTCCAGACGGGCGTCGCCGGCGACATCGAGAAGTACGGCTCGGAGGAGCTCCGGCAGGCCTGGCTGCCGCGCTTCGCGAGCGGCGAGGTCCAGGGGGCCATGGACCTGACCGAGCCGAAGGCCGGCAGCGACCTGGGCGGGATCACCACGCGGGCGGCCGATCGGCCGGACGGCACGGTGCGCGTCGACGGGGTCAAGATCTTCATCACCAACGGCGGCGCCGAGGTGCACCTGGTGCTGGCTCGCGACGCCGATCACTTCGAGGAGTCGAAGGGCACCACCAACGGCCTCTCGCTGGTGCTGGTGCCGCGGCGCCTGCCGGACGGCTCGCGCAACGGCGTGCGCGTCGCGCGGCTCGAGAAGAAGCTCGGCATCCACGGCTCGCCCACCTGCGAGGTGGTGTTCGAGGACGCCGTCGGCTGGCGGCTCGGCCAGAAGGGCCAGGGCTTCCGGGCGATGCTCGACCTGATGAACAACGCGCGCCTCGGCGTGGCCGCCCAGGCGATCGGCGTGGCAGCGGCGGCGCTGCACGACGCCCACCGCTACGCCCACGAGCGCCAGCAGTTCGGCCAGCCGATCGCGAAGCAGCCGCTGGTGCTCGCCATGCTGGCCAAGATGCAGGTCAACATCGAGGCAGCGCGTGCGCTCCTCTACCACACCTTCGAGCTGATCGACACGAACGCCGCCCGCGAGCGGGCGCTCGCGCGCGGCGACCTGGCCGCCGACGCCGCGAGCCGGATCCGCGAGGCCGTGGAACGCGACGTGGTGCGGATCCGGCTCCTCACCCCCCTCTGCAAGTACTACGCGACCGAGATCTGCCACGACGTCACGCGCGACGCGATGCAGGTCTTCGGCGGGATCGGCTACACGATGGACGCCGACGTCGCGAAGCTCCACGCCGACAGCCTGATCATGACCGTCTACGAGGGCACCAGCGAGATCCAGGCCAGCTTCGCCCTGCGCGAGATGGGCAAGGGCGCGCTCGGCACCATGGTGGCCGAGCTGCGCCACCAGCTCGGCGCGATGAAGAGCGACGCCCAGCGGGCCGAGCTGGCCAAGCAGGTGGACGGCACCGTCGGCCGGATCGAGGAGTGCGCGGCGGTGCTCTTCTCGGACCTCGGCTACGCGCTGTTGCGCGCCAAGATGATCGCCGAGATGGTGATCAACGTGATCGCCGCGACCGAGCTCCTGCGCCAGGTCGGCGCCGACCCCGGGCGCCTCGACCTCGCGGAGGCCTTCGTGCGCCGGCGCATGCTCGAGACCGAGGCGATGGCGCGGCGCATCCGCGAGAACCAGGCGGGCCGCCTCGAGCGCGACGAGCGGATCCTGGCGGCCTACGGAGCCGCCGGAGGCTGA
- a CDS encoding MBL fold metallo-hydrolase has translation MSDRVDSGARLRARVLGSAAGGGLPQWNCGCPQCVRARAGDPDVPARSQPSLALSADGARWSLLNASPDVRDQLARFPALHPRPGTRDVPLDTVVVTNPDLDHVMGLLVLREALPHRIVSTPWVRDVVLEHNAVFRLLEPAWGIVKLDQPIALDREGQLEARLFPVPGKPPAWAAKLAANHAEATAGVRVTDLRTGRRLVYAPGIQGLDPGTLAELEAADVAFADGTFFRADELSQLRPGAPDAHAMGHAPITGARGTLQHLAGLRARVFYTHLNNTNPAHDAGSEAAAAIRRAGVGIATDGLELEL, from the coding sequence ATGTCGGACCGGGTGGACTCGGGAGCCAGGCTCCGCGCGCGCGTGCTCGGCTCCGCCGCCGGCGGCGGGCTGCCGCAGTGGAACTGCGGCTGCCCCCAGTGCGTGCGCGCGCGGGCCGGCGACCCCGACGTGCCCGCGCGCAGCCAGCCTTCGCTGGCGCTCTCCGCCGACGGCGCGCGCTGGTCGCTGCTCAACGCGAGCCCCGACGTACGCGACCAGCTCGCCCGCTTCCCGGCCCTCCACCCCCGCCCGGGCACGCGCGACGTGCCGCTCGACACCGTCGTCGTCACCAACCCCGACCTCGACCACGTGATGGGCCTCCTGGTGCTGCGCGAGGCCCTGCCCCACCGGATCGTCTCGACGCCCTGGGTGCGCGACGTGGTCCTCGAGCACAACGCGGTGTTCCGCCTGCTGGAGCCGGCCTGGGGCATCGTGAAGCTCGACCAGCCGATCGCGCTCGATCGCGAGGGGCAGCTCGAGGCGCGGCTCTTCCCGGTGCCGGGGAAGCCGCCCGCGTGGGCCGCGAAGCTCGCCGCGAACCACGCCGAGGCCACGGCCGGCGTGCGCGTGACGGACCTGCGCACCGGACGCCGCCTGGTGTATGCACCGGGGATCCAGGGGCTGGACCCGGGCACGCTCGCCGAGCTGGAGGCGGCCGACGTGGCCTTCGCCGACGGCACCTTCTTCCGCGCCGACGAGCTCTCGCAGCTCCGCCCGGGCGCGCCCGACGCCCACGCAATGGGCCACGCGCCGATCACGGGCGCGCGCGGCACGCTCCAGCACCTCGCGGGGCTGCGCGCCCGCGTCTTCTACACGCACCTCAACAACACGAACCCGGCCCACGACGCCGGCTCCGAGGCGGCGGCCGCGATCCGCCGCGCGGGCGTCGGGATCGCGACCGACGGGCTCGAGCTCGAGCTCTAG